The Geotalea uraniireducens Rf4 genome window below encodes:
- the hepT gene encoding type VII toxin-antitoxin system HepT family RNase toxin, with product MVKHSLLTAKMMMAEEFIGRVREKLPASFATFETDRDLQDLVLFNLIQAIQTCVDIAAHIISDERMGAAGSMNEFFYRLQEKGVITVDLTQRLVKAVGFRNVCVHGYLDLDFNVAYQAAATGITDLEDFLAAVVRRYLS from the coding sequence ATGGTTAAGCATTCACTATTGACGGCGAAGATGATGATGGCGGAGGAGTTCATTGGAAGGGTCAGGGAAAAGCTTCCGGCTTCCTTTGCAACTTTCGAAACCGACCGGGACCTTCAGGATCTGGTCCTTTTCAACCTCATCCAGGCGATCCAGACATGTGTGGACATTGCAGCCCATATCATCAGCGACGAGCGGATGGGAGCTGCAGGATCGATGAACGAGTTTTTCTACCGGCTTCAGGAGAAGGGGGTAATCACCGTTGATCTGACCCAACGTCTCGTGAAGGCGGTGGGCTTCCGCAATGTCTGCGTACACGGATACCTCGATCTCGATTTCAACGTTGCATATCAGGCCGCTGCAACAGGCATAACAGACCTGGAGGATTTTCTCGCCGCGGTCGTTCGACGGTATCTTTCGTAA